GAACAGGTACCCAGCGCCCAGCGCCACCGCCACCCATGTCACGCCGCCAAGCACGTTGTAGGCGGCAAAGTCGCGGTAACGCATCTGGCTCACGCCGGCAGTGAAGGCGATGAAGGTGCGGATGATCGGCATGAAGCGGCCGAGGAAAATCGCAGCTTTGCCATGCCGGTCGAAGAAGCGCTGCGAACGTTCGAGGTAGGCCGGTTTGATGAAGCGGCTGAGTTTCGCACTGTGCGCGAGGCGCAGGCCGAAGTGCTCACCAATTTCAAAGTTCAGTGAATCCCCGAGTACCGCGGCCACGCTGAGTAAGCCGAACAACACCCAGATGTTCAAACTGTGATTAGCCATTGCCGCCAGCGAGCCGCAGAGAAATAGCAGTGAGTCGCCAGGCAGAAAGGGCAGGACGACGACGCCGGTTTCAATGAAGATCATGGCGAACAAGCCAAGATAGATGAGTGAGCCGAATTGACTGATGAGCTGCGGCAACAATTGATTAAGGTTAGGTAGCAGCGTAATGAATGCGGTCATGATGTGTTCCCCCTTGACTGGACTTTCAGGATGAACCCAGCATAACAACAATCCCGCGGTGCGCCCACTCATGAAAACTAACCCGAAACTCAATAATCTTCAGCTTTCACCGCGGCAGTGCCAGTATCAAGGGTGATTTAGCTGAAAAATATTCAGATTACTAATATTCGGCGCAAAAAAACCGCTCAAAAATATTTTTGAGCGGCATGAAAAAGTTTATTTGGTGGAGAAAATCAACGTGAAAATGGTGCCCTGCGGCTGATCGTCGGCGACCGTCAGCTCACTATTGCTGAGCTGAGCGAGTTGCGTGGCAATGGCTAGCCCTAAGCCGGTGCCAGCTACCGTGCCGCGCACATCGGCGCTGCGGTAGAAGCGCTCGAAGATGTGGCTTTTATCTTCAGCACTGATGCCGCTACCTTGATCTTTCACCGCCAGGGCCGCCGCCTCATTAGCCTGTTGGGTGAGGGTGACGGTAATTTGGCTGGCCGCTGGCGAATACTTCGCGGCATTGGTGACTAGGTTGACCAAAATTTGCTCAATCGCGCTTTCGTTGCCGGTGATATGGATGTCAGGCTGAATCTCGGTGGTGACGGTTTGTTCGAAGGTCCCAGCAATTTTTTGCATGATGGTAGTCACTATGGCACTGAGATCAAGCGGGGTCAGGTCAAGCGCGAGCCGGTCGGCGCGGGAAAGTTGCAGGAGCTCATCAATCAACTGCTGCATTTGCCGGGATTCCTCGGTGATGTAGCCCACCGACTTGGTAATGATTTCCGGATGGTCCTCGCCGTGACGTTCGATCAGCTGGGCGTGGCTGCGAATCGTGGCAATCGGAGTGCGCAGCTCATGCGCCGCGTTCATCACGAACAGTTTTTGCTGCTCCTGGCGTTCATTCAACATGCTCAGCAACTCGTTGAAATTACCCGCGAGTTCCGTCACTTCAGTCGGTTGCGCCGGGACCGGTAGCCGCATCGCGCCAGGTTCTTTGGCGCCGGCAATCATCTGGGTCGTGTGAGACAGCGTGGTCAGAGGATCCGTCAGTCGCTTGGTCAGCTGGCGAATGTACAGCGGCGTGGCCAGCAGCGTCACCGCCAGCAGGATGGCAGTGACTTCAATCACCCGCAGCAGCACCGCCAGCTGGGGATTCGTGTTTTGCCACAACGTGTAGTAAATCCCGCGCGCGTGCACCATGCGATGGTACAGCAGCCCGATGCCTGGGCGATAATAGACATTGGTTAAAAACGGCACCTTAGTGGGGGTCACTTTTAAGACTTTTTCCGCGTGCGGGGAGAAGTATTGGCTGACCTTGGCATCGGCGCGCTTGTTGTGGACATAAACATAAGTAGCGCTGGTGTCCAGGGTGCTGTTTTTGCGCCAGCTTTCCCAGTCATCATCGCCATCAATGTCGGTTTGCTTGAGACTGGCGGTGATATGACTGGTGGTGGTTTGAACATCTTCCAGCAGCTGATGGCCCACGGCGATGATGATGGCAGCGCCAAGCAGCAAGGTGACAATGATGATGAAGCGCATCAGGCTGCGTAGCATGATGGCTGCGCTAGATTGTTTGTTTTTTTTCATATTAGGGCCTTATTCCGCCACGTGTTCGGAAAGCATGTAGCCCACGCCGCGGACAGTGTGAATCAGCTTAGGTTGGTTGGGAGTGTCGATTTTGCTCCGGAGATTGCGGACATAGACGTCCAGGATGTTTGGCTGGCCGTCAAAATCGACCCCCCACACCGTGTCCAGTAAATCTTCCCGCGAACAGGGCTCGTTTTGATGACTGATGAGCGCCACCAGCAGCTCGTATTCTCGCTGGGTGAGGGGGATGATGGTACCGCCCCGGGTGACGCGTTTGGTGTCCGTATCCACATTCAAATTGCCAGCAGTATACACGGCGGCAGTGGTGGCCGCCGGCTGCGAATGGCGCAGGGCCACTTCGACCCGGGCAATCAGTTCTTCCATTTCAAATGGTTTGGTGACATAGTCGTCGGCGCCGCCGGTCAGCCCGGCCACTTTATCGCCGATGTAATCGCGCGCCGTCAGCATGATGATCGGCACCTGGCTGGTTTTGCGAATGCGGCGCAGCACACTGAAGCCGTCCAGGTGCGGCAGCATCCAGTCCAAAATGATTAAATCAATCTGGGCCTCGTTTTGCCGGAACATGTCCAGCACGATTAGGCCGTCATTGGCCCAGAGCACATTGAAGTTCTCGAGCTCGAATTCGGTTTTGAGTGAGTCGGCTAAGCCCGCCTCGTCTTCGACTAGTAAAATGGTGGATTTCAATGGTCTTCTCCCTATGTGAATCGTGGTACTGTCAAACGTGCCTGTATTTACCTTGTTTTATTTATTAGGCAGATTGTAAAATTTAAGTTGAACATTTAAGTGGACAGAAAAAACCATCAAGGTCTTTACTGGTGTTACCACACAATC
Above is a window of Lactiplantibacillus paraplantarum DNA encoding:
- a CDS encoding VTT domain-containing protein; translated protein: MTAFITLLPNLNQLLPQLISQFGSLIYLGLFAMIFIETGVVVLPFLPGDSLLFLCGSLAAMANHSLNIWVLFGLLSVAAVLGDSLNFEIGEHFGLRLAHSAKLSRFIKPAYLERSQRFFDRHGKAAIFLGRFMPIIRTFIAFTAGVSQMRYRDFAAYNVLGGVTWVAVALGAGYLFGNIAIVKTHFELIMLAIVVISLAPAAFMALRHRGGADDAD
- a CDS encoding sensor histidine kinase produces the protein MKKNKQSSAAIMLRSLMRFIIIVTLLLGAAIIIAVGHQLLEDVQTTTSHITASLKQTDIDGDDDWESWRKNSTLDTSATYVYVHNKRADAKVSQYFSPHAEKVLKVTPTKVPFLTNVYYRPGIGLLYHRMVHARGIYYTLWQNTNPQLAVLLRVIEVTAILLAVTLLATPLYIRQLTKRLTDPLTTLSHTTQMIAGAKEPGAMRLPVPAQPTEVTELAGNFNELLSMLNERQEQQKLFVMNAAHELRTPIATIRSHAQLIERHGEDHPEIITKSVGYITEESRQMQQLIDELLQLSRADRLALDLTPLDLSAIVTTIMQKIAGTFEQTVTTEIQPDIHITGNESAIEQILVNLVTNAAKYSPAASQITVTLTQQANEAAALAVKDQGSGISAEDKSHIFERFYRSADVRGTVAGTGLGLAIATQLAQLSNSELTVADDQPQGTIFTLIFSTK
- a CDS encoding response regulator transcription factor, coding for MKSTILLVEDEAGLADSLKTEFELENFNVLWANDGLIVLDMFRQNEAQIDLIILDWMLPHLDGFSVLRRIRKTSQVPIIMLTARDYIGDKVAGLTGGADDYVTKPFEMEELIARVEVALRHSQPAATTAAVYTAGNLNVDTDTKRVTRGGTIIPLTQREYELLVALISHQNEPCSREDLLDTVWGVDFDGQPNILDVYVRNLRSKIDTPNQPKLIHTVRGVGYMLSEHVAE